From a single Erpetoichthys calabaricus chromosome 1, fErpCal1.3, whole genome shotgun sequence genomic region:
- the LOC114644144 gene encoding NACHT, LRR and PYD domains-containing protein 3-like, whose protein sequence is MASPSLHRESQVSLFFTNPDINASSGPNLLVDIQASLQPPPIKAHIKGLYDIHRDGVSESTRSLEDQASPDDPNMRAVDFENRYTELMVIGQYRRTYSERHHELVKMGKTHAKLIEERTKEKCERIWTEQLFRRSPGSEIDSPIVVVSGVAGIGKTTMVQKIMFDWARGTQYQRFAFVFLFKFRELNLLDTETEPQMPLTRLIVRHYKYLNDPRLKEILQKPESLLFIFDGLDEYKHKLDFTQKWLCSNPEDDYFPVNILVTSLVRRTLLKGCTILITTRPTALETLDMERVDQFAEILGFFPEQRLMYFKKFFGDADRGSEAFQYVEENAILYTMCFNPSYCSIIYSVLKSHYMTPEEERGAAPRTVTELFVMFLHNILTNHKREAKDQQEILVKLGKMAYYGVANRILVFYDKFEMSTFGLQSVLSSAFLSGFLKEILQRESTLEHTTYTFYHLTLQEFMAALSFYLDSSGAVEELLEKLDSCEDGRFEILTPFLAGLARDSVFKTLGGVLGKLERKTAKRILEWVKNKAEQTLWRRDKSEALRVCQWLYEAQNKKLIRDAIGKDLKMEFSNMTLSPLDCAVLGSVISCCGELEELDLSNTKLTTECIRRLAPGLICCRRVNLTSCQLSTEFCSAFSSALSAEHSRLNELDLSWGFLGDSEVFELCKDLREPNCKLEKLRLSSCRLTSRSCSALSSAVSSPHSQLTELELNGNILYDSGVKRLCEGLKSENCKLETLRLSECSLTSTCCIDLSSALSALHSPLTELDLHGNKLENSGVTELCKGLRSENCKLEELRLTICRLTSGCCSALSSALSAPHSRLTELDLSDNELEDSGVTELCEGLRSKNCKIERLSLSSCHLTSRCCSALSSALSAPHSQLTELDLSGNKLGNSGVNQLCEGLRNKNCKIERLSLASCHLFSTCCSALSSAFSAPCSRLTELDLNDNNLEDSEVAKMCKELRNKNCKLEKLNLSECHLTSGCCSALSSVLSALHSRLTELDLSINQLGNSGVTALCKGLRSENCKLKTLSLASCHLTSRCCSTLSSALSAPHLQLTKLNLGEIDLKDSGVTKLCEGLRSTNCKLEKLRVFSFGNSENVKRNLKSLQEELIRSGRRIDISEFEDQSCDQTDLPVMAPPGS, encoded by the exons atggcatcTCCTTCtcttcacag GGAGTCACAGGTTTCATTGTTTTTCACCAATCCTGATATTAATGCCTCTTCTG GACCAAACCTTTTGGTGGATATTCAGGCCAGTCTCCAGCCCCCTCCCATTAAGGCTCATATTAAAG GCCTCTATGATATCCACAGAGATGGTGTGTCTGAATCCACAAGAAGTCTGGAGGATCAGGCTTCTCCTGATGACCCAAACATGAGAGCTGTGGACTTTGAGAATCGATACACAGAGCTTATGGTTATTGGTCAGTACCGAAGGACCTATAGTGAGAGGCACCATGAACTTGTGAAGATGGGGAAGACtcatgcaaagctgatagaggagCGGACAAAAGAGAAATGTGAGCGAATCTGGACTGAGCAGCTTTTTAGGAGGAGTCCAGGAAGTGAGATAGACTCTCCCATTGTAGTGGTCAGTGGGGTGGCTGGAATTGGGAAGACCACCATGGTCCAGAAGATCATGTTTGACTGGGCCAGAGGCACTCAGTACCAGAGGTTTGCATTTGTGTTCTTGTTTAAATTCAGGGAGCTCAACCTACTAGACACAGAGACAGAACCACAGATGCCTCTGACCAGGCTGATTGTAAGGCATTATAAATATCTCAATGACCCGAGACTGAAAGAAATCCTGCAGAAACCTGAATCTCTCCTCTTTATATTTGATGGACTAGATGAGTACAAACACAAACTGGACTTCACACAGAAGTGGCTCTGCTCAAACCCAGAGGATGACTATTTTCCAGTTAATATCCTGGTCACCAGCCTAGTCAGAAGGACATTACTGAAGGGCTGTACAATCCTGATAACCACCAGACCAACAGCCCTGGAGACCCTGGACATGGAGAGAGTTGATCAATTTGCAGAGATCCTGGGGTTCTTCCCTGAACAAAGGCTGATGTACTTTAAGAAGTTCTTTGGTGACGCTGATCGAGGCTCAGAGGCTTTTCAGTACGTGGAGGAGAACGCCATCCTGTACACCATGTGCTTCAACCCCTCGTACTGCTCGATTATCTACTCTGTGCTGAAGAGCCACTACATGACACCTGAAGAAGAGCGAGGAGCTGCCCCCAGAACTGTCACCGAGCTCTTTGTGATGTTCCTACACAACATCCTCACTAATCACAAGAGAGAAGCCAAGGACCAGCAAGAGATTCTGGTCAAATTAGGAAAGATGGCTTATTATGGGGTGGCCAACAGAATTCTTGTGTTTTATGATAAGTTTGAGATGTCCACCTTTGGTCTCCAGTcagttctgtcctctgcattccTCTCAGGGTTCCTCAAAGAAATCCTTCAGAGAGAAAGCACTCTGGAGCACACGACGTACACATTCTACCACCTCACCCTGCAGGAGTTCATGGCTGCCTTATCATTTTACCTCGATTCATCAGGAGCTGTTGAGGAGCTGCTTGAGAAGTTGGACTCATGTGAAGATGGACGTTTTGAGATTCTCACTCCATTCCTGGCAGGACTGGCCAGAGATTCTGTGTTTAAAACACTGGGGGGAGTCCTGGGGAAGTTGGAGAGGAAGACTGCAAAGCGAATACTGGAGTGGGTGAAGAATAAAGCTGAACAGACACTATGGAGACGAGATAAAAGTGAAGCTCTGCGAGTGTGTCAGTGGCTCTATGAGGCTCAGAATAAGAAATTAATCCGAGACGCCATTGGGAAGGATTTGAAGATGGAGTTTAGTAACATGACTTTATCTCCTCTGGATTGTGCTGTGCTGGGCTCTGTCATCAGCTGCTGTGGAGAACTTGAGGAGCTTGACCTGTCAAATACCAAGCTCACCACAGAGTGCATCAGGAGACTGGCGCCGGGGCTCATCTGCTGCAGACGAGTCAA TCTGACCTCATGCCAACTTTCCACTGAATTTTGCTCAGCTTTCTCCTCGGCTCTCTCTGCTGAGCACTCACGACTGAATGAGTTGGACCTAAGTTGGGGTTTCCTGGGGGATTCAGAAGTGTTTGAGCTGTGTAAGGACCTGAGGGAACCaaactgcaaattagagaaactgag GCTGTCCTCATGCCGCCTCACTTCCAGAagttgctcagctctctcctcagcaGTCTCATCTCCACACTCCCAACTGACTGAACTGGAACTGAATGGCAATATACTGTACGATTCAGGAGTCAAGAGGCTCTGTGAGGGGCTGAagagtgaaaactgcaaattagagacACTGAG GCTTTCTGAATGTTCTCTCACCTCCACATGTTGCATAGATCTCTCCTCAGCTCTCTCTGCTCTACACTCACCACTGACTGAACTGGACTTGCATGGCAATAAACTCGAGAATTCAGGAGTGACTGAGCTTTGTAaggggctgaggagtgaaaactgtAAACTAGAGGAACTGAG GCTAACCATATGTCGTCTCACCTCTGGATGTTGCTCCGCTCTCTCCTCGGCTCTCTCTGCTCCACACTCACGACTGACTGAGCTGGACCTGAGTGACAATGAACTGGAGGATTCAGGAGTGACTGAGCTGTGTGAGGGTCTGAGGAGCAAAAATTGTAAAATAGAGAGACTAAG CCTGTCTTCATGTCatctcacctccagatgttgctcagctctctcctcggcTCTCTCTGCTCCACACTCACAACTGACTGAGTTGGACCTAAGTGGCAATAAACTGGGGAATTCAGGAGTGaatcagctgtgtgaggggctgaggaacaaaaattgtaaaatagAGAGACTGAG TCTGGCCTCATGTCATCTCTTTTCCAcatgttgctcagctctctcctcagcttTTTCTGCTCCATGCTCAAGACTGACTGAGTTGGACCTGAATGACAATAACCTGGAGGATTCAGAAGTGGCTAAGATGTGTAAGGAGCTGAGGAAcaaaaactgcaaattagagaaactgaa CCTTTCTGAATGTCACCTCACCTCTggatgttgctcagctctctcaTCAGTTCTCTCTGCTCTACACTCACGACTGACTGAGCTGGACCTGAGCATCAATCAACTAGGTAATTCAGGAGTGACTGCGCTGTGCAAAgggctgaggagtgaaaactgcaaacTGAAGACACTGAG CCTGGCCTCATGTCATCTCACCTCCAGATGCTGCTCCactctctcctcagctctttctgcTCCACACTTACAGCTGACTAAACTGAATTTGGGTGAGATTGACTTAAAAGATTCAGGAGTGACTaagctgtgtgaggggctgaggagcacaaactgcaaattagagaaaTTGCG GGTGTTCTCTTTTGGGAATAGTGAGAATGTGAAAAGGAACCTGAAGTCACTACAGGAGGAGTTGATCAGATCAGGACGGCGGATAGACATCAGTGAATTTGAAGACCAGAGTTGTGACCAAACTGACCTCCCAGTGATGGCGCCTCCTGGCAGCTGA